The genomic window ACCAACCCTCCTGTTGCGGTAAACAGCGATGGCACCTGGAACGCGGTCGTCCCTTCCACTTCGGGCGATTCGGCCATCGCGTTTGCAATTCTGATCACGTCCACGAGCCCCGGTCCCACATCGGATCCAAGCGTGACTTTCGTTTTGCCGTAAGAATACGGGCAGATCCAGGGCGCCGATGCAATCCGGCGCCCTGCACTATCATCGCAGTCACCAATACAAAATCACGCGAGCTCTGCCTCTTGGTCCAGCCTTTAAGGCCCCATCGGAAGAGACATTCGATGACTATAAGGATGCTGGCTTTGTGTTCCAGCCGCCGCAAAACCAGGTCATCCTGCCGATCCTTCTGAACGATAACGAACCGGGGCTGAAAGCTCGCGGCGTCGCCAGGATGGAGATCGCCGAGTGCGCAAGGGAAACGCTCTCCCGGCTCGCCAGACGCCGCGCCAAGGCGCCGAAGGTGCGACAAGCAATACTGCAATCTCTGATTGTATTTGGTACTGCTGATGACGTCAAAACAATCAGGAGACATGACAATGGCAAATCAGTTTACACCGCAACCGCCCGAAATCGTAAGTATTCAAAAGACCTCCTTCGTCGGTCAGCCCGCGGCAATCATCAGCGGGACGGAGGATCTCAGCGGTGTTCCGAGCGGTCACAGCATTGGAGTTAAACTCGAAAACTTGACTGTCGGCGCATGGCTGACCTACACTCCTGTTACGGTAAACAGCGATGGCACCTGGAACGCGGTCGTCCCTTCCACTTCGGGCGATGAGGCCATCGCGTGGGCAATTGTGATGGGATACACGGGGCCCAATTCCACGTCGGATCCAAGCAAGACCTTCGTTTTGCCGTAAGAATACAGGCAGAACCAGGGCGCCGATGCAATCCGGCGCCCTGCACTATCATCGCAGTCACCAATACAAAATCATGCGAGCTCTGCCTCTTGGTCCAGCCTTTGAGGCCCTATCGAAAAAGGAATTCGATGGCTATAAGGATGCGATCTTTACCAGGGGCGTAATTTTGAAGATCGAATTCTCTGAAGCCGGCGTGAGCTTTGAGGGCCGCACGGCGCTTCATCCACTGACATTGACACTGATCGAGCGCCGTATCGGGATTATCGGGCTCAACGGTTCCGGCAAGACCACCTTCGCCCGGCTGATCAACGGCCTGACCCGGCCCACGACCGGCACCGTGACAGTCAATGGCCGCGATACGGCAACGGACGCGCAGGCGGTGATGGCGGATGCGGGCTTCGTGTTTCAGTCGCCGCAGAACCAGATCATCCTGCCGATCCTTCAGGACGATATCGAACTCGGCCTGAAGGCGCGCGGCGTTGCCAAGGCGAGGATCGGCGAGCGCGCGCTGGAGGCGCTCGCCCGGCTCGGCATCGCCCATCTCGCCAGACGCCGCGCCCACGAGCTTTCCGGCGGCGAGCTCCAGCTTGCAGCCCTCGCCGCGGTGCTCGCCACAAACCCGTCGCTCGTGATCCTCGACGAGCCGACCAACCAGCTCGACCTCCAGAACCGCCGACGCGTCGCCGATACGATCGAGGCGCTTGACGAGGATGTGATCGTCGTCTCCCATGATCTCTCGGTGCTCGGCGATTTCGAGCGGGTGCTGCTGTTCCATGAGGGACGGCTTGCCGGAGACGGCGCACCGCAAGACGTGATCGCGCAATACGAGGCGATGAACCGCTGATGCAGTCGCTCTATATCGAGGCAGATAGCATTCTCCACCGGCTGAAGCCGGGCGTGAAGGTCGGCGGCCTGATCGTGTTTTCGCTCGCCGTGTTCGTGACCGAAAACCTGCCGGTGCTCGCAGGCTTTACCGCGCTCGCCGCTTTCGTCTACTTCACCCTGCCGATGCGGCTTCGAACGGCGCTGGCGCGGCTGGTGCCGATGGGCCTCGCAATCCTGCTCGTCGGCGGCTTCAGCCTGATCGTCAACCCATGGCAGCAGGCGCTGGCATCCGTGCTCCGGCTTTCCGCGCTGATGCTGGCGGCGGCCGCCATCACCGCGGCGACCTCCGTTCCGGCCTTTATCGACACCATCACCCGCGCCGCCCGGCCGCTTGAGAAGACCGGACTGGTGCGCGCCGCCGATATCGGGCTTGCGGTCGGGCTTGTGATTCGCTTCGTCCCGGATATTCTCTCCCGCTATGGCGCGATCCGCGATGCCCACCGGGCCCGGGGCATAAGGTTTCGGCCGAGAGGCGCGATCGTGCCGCTGATCATCTTGACCTTGCGGGATGCCGACAGTATCGCCGATGCCATCGATGCCCGCGGCATTCGCGGCGAAGACAAAAGGAATGTCAAATGAACTCACGTGATCTCGTGCTTGTATCGCTGTTTGCCGCCGTGATCGTCGCGCTCGGCATGCTGCCGGCGATACCGCTGGCGTTCATTCCCGTGCCGATCACCGCGCAGACGCTCGGCGTCATGCTGGCCGGCCTGATCCTCGGGCGCAGGCGGGGTACTGCCGCCGTGCTGGTGGTGTTCGTGCTGGTTGCGATCGGCCTGCCGGTGCTTGCCGGCGGGCGCGGCGGGCTTGGCAGTTTTGCAGCTCCAACGGCGGGCTTTCTCGTCGGCTGGCTGCCGGCGGCCTATGTCGCGGGCGCGCTTGCCGAATACGCGGCGGAAACCGCAAACCCGCTGCGCCAGACCTTCGGTTTCTTCATCGCGGCCATTGCCGGCGGCGTCGTGGTCGAATATTTCTTCGGCATCGCTTGGCTTGCCTATGGCATCGGCATGGGCATTTCACCTGCGGTCGCAGGCACGATGAGCTTTGTTCCGGGCGACCTGATCAAGGCGGTTCTGGCGGCACTCGCGGCGCGCGCCGTGATGCTCGGCTATCCGCTGCTGCCGAAGAAGCTGTCCAGCGAAGGCTAGAGCATATCCAGACGGGAAACCGTCCGGCGCTCTAATCGAGAAACGAAAACAGCCAGTCCCGCGTTGCTTCCGGCAGCGGGGCCGGTTCGCCGCTCACACGATGGACCGCTGTCCACAGCAATTCGACCTCCGCGGCGATCTGATTGCCCGATTGCACCGCGACATTGAAGCCGATCGACTTGCCGCCGATCTTTGCCGCCCGCACGACCAGATCCGCGGTCTCGCCATTTCTGAGCCCGCGATAAAACGTGCAGCCGACTTTGCGCACCACATAGGCCGGTTCGTTGGCTACTTCCGGACGGTACTGCCAGAACCGCGCAAGCGCCTCTTCGGCATGCTCGATATAGGCGGCGGTGTGCATGCGCCCGTGCATGTCGATATCGCGATAGGGAACGCGAAGTTCCGTTCTTTCAGGATGAAGTTCATCCATGGGCCACACCTTCCCGGCATCAGAGGACGCCGTTACGCACGTTTTCACCGGCTTTTCGCATGGCGCAGGCCTGCTGCAACGCGGAAAAGCTCAGCGTTCTATAGAACCTTTCGATCCCAAACGCCATGATATGGTTATCTGATGGTTAGCAAGGTCACCGCTTGACTTGCAATCGCGCCGGTGAACATTACCTTGCCGGAACGAGACGCGCGCGATAATCGGCAGAGAGGGACCCAGACCATGACGGAAGCAGCAAAACCGACCGACGTGACCGGTCTCAGCTTCGAGCGCGCGGTCGAGGAACTCGAATCGATCGTCGCCCGACTGGAACGCGGCGATGTCGCGCTGGAGGAATCGATTGCGATCTATGCCCGTGGCGAAGCGCTGAAGAAGCATTGCGAAAAGCTTCTGAGCGCGGCCGAGGCAAGGGTCGAGAAAATCCGTCTCGATCGCGATGGCAAGCCGGCGGGCACAGAACCACTCGACCCGCAGTAAAGATCGGCGCAAACCGGCGCCCGGAGGATCGGAAATGTCGTTTTTTCCCGGAAAAGACCCCGAATTCGGCGACGCCGCAAGCTGCAATGACGTCACCCAGCTGATCATTCCGCGCACCAGCGATATCGGCGGCTTCGAGGTGCGGCGCGCGCTGCCGACGATCAAGCGCCGGCTCGTCGGTCCTTTCATCTTCTTCGACCGCATGGGCCCTGCCCGTTTCGGTGGCCATGGCGAAGCGCTCGACGTCAAGCCGCATCCCCATATCGGCCTTTCCACCGTCACCTACCTCACCTCCGGCGAGATCGGCCATCGCGACACGCTCGGCAACCACACCGTCATTCGCCCCGGCGACGTCAACCTGATGACGGCGGGGCGCGGCATCGTCCACTCCGAGCGCACGCCCGACGATCTGCGCCTGCGCCCGCATGCGCTGTCCGGCGTCCAGACCTGGCTCGCCCTGCCGGAACATGACGAGGAGATCGATCCGAGCTTCGGGCATACCGAGAAGAACGCGCTTCCGACCATTTCTGATACCGGCGTCAGCGGGCGGCTCGTGCTCGGCCATTTCTGCGGCATGAAGGCCGATGTGAAGACCTTCACCGATACGCTGCTGGCCGATATCGCCTTGCGCCCCGGCGCCCGGCTATCCTTTCCCGCGGAGCATGAGGAACGGGCGATCTATATCCTCGAAGGCCAGTTGAGCGTTGCCGGCGACGTTTTCGACGCCGAGCAATTGCTGGTACTTGCCCCCAACGATCCGATCACAATCGGAGGAGCGGGGGAACACGGATGCCGCCTCATGTTTTTTGGTGGTGAGGCGCTGGAAAAGCCGCGCCATATCTGGTGGAATTTCGTGTCGTCCTCGAAGGAGCGCATAGAACAGGCAAAGGAAGACTGGCGACAGGGCCGCTTCGGGCTGGTGCCGGGAGACGAACAGGAATTTGTTCCTTTGCCGGAACGCTGAAATTCGCTAGAAACGATTTAGAACGTCGGGCGAAAAAGTGGTTACCGGTTTTTCGTTAACCCGACGCGTCAAAATAAGGAATCTGGAGCATCGGGCGATGCCAACCAATCGCCCGATGCTCTGGAAGAAAACGACGCCCCTTCGGGCGTATGAGGCTCGCATCGTGACGCTACCGTCAAAAACCTCCATTCTCGACCGGATCAGTCTGCCCGCGGACCTTCGTGAAATCCACGACCGCGACCTGCCGCAGCTTGCCGACGAGGTGCGCGCGGAGATGATCTCATCGGTGTCGCGCACCGGCGGACATCTCGGCGCCGGTCTCGGCGTGGTCGAGCTGACGATCGCGATCCACAAGGTGTTCAACACCCCGGACGACCGGCTGATCTTCGATGTCGGCCACCAGTGCTATCCGCACAAGATCCTGACGGGACGGCGCGAGCGGATGACGACGCTGCGCCAGGAAAACGGCATTTCCGGCTTTACCCGGCGGGCCGAAAGCGAATACGATCCCTTCGGCGCCGGCCATTCCTCCACCTCGATTTCCGCCGGCCTCGGCATGGCGGTCGCCTCGAAGCTTCAGGACCGGCCGCGCAACGTCATCTCCGTCATCGGCGACGGCGCGATGTCGGCCGGCATGGCCTATGAGGCGCTCAACAATGCCGGCGCGCTCGGCGCGCGCCAGATCGTGATCCTCAACGACAACGACATGTCGATTGCAAGGCCGACCGGGGCGATGAGCGCCTATCTGGCGCGGCTCGCCTCCGGCAAGACCTATCTCGAAGTTCGCGATTTCGGAAAGCGGCTGACCTCCTATCTCGGCAAGTCGATCGACCGCGCGATCTCGCGCGCCGTCGGCCATGCCCGTGGATACGTCACCGGCGGCACCATGTTCGAGGAGTTAGGCTTCTACCATATCGGCCCGATCGACGGTCATTCCTTCGACCATCTCCTGCCGGTGCTGCGCAACGCCCGCGACAATGCCCGCGGCCCGGTGCTGATCCATGTCGTGACCCAGAAGGGCAAGGGCTATGCGCCTGCCGAAGCCGCCGCCGACAAGTGCCACGCCGTCAGCCGTTTCGATGTGGTGACCGGCCATCAGGCGAAATCGAAGCCCAATGCGCCGAGCTACACCTCCGTGTTCGCCAGGGCGCTGATCGAGGAAGCCCGCAACGACAAGGATGTGGTGGCGATCACCGCCGCCATGCCGTCGGGCACCGGTCTCGACAAGTTCGAGGAGATTTACCCAAGTCGGATTTTCGACGTCGGCATTGCCGAGCAGCACGCCGTGACCTTTGCCGCCGGCCTTGCAAGCGAGGGCATCAAGCCGTTCTGCGCGCTCTATTCGACGTTCCTGCAGCGCGGTTACGACCAGGTGGTCCACGATGTCGCGATCCAGGGCCTGCCGGTACGTTTCCCGATCGACCGCGCCGGTTTCGTCGGCGCCGACGGGCCGACCCATGCGGGGTCCTTCGACACCACCTATCTCGCCACCCTGCCCGGTTTCGTGGTGATGGCCGCCGGCGACGAACTCGAACTGATGCATATGGTGCGCACCGCCGCCGCCTATGACGAGGGTCCGATCTCGTTCCGCTATCCGCGCGGCGAAGGCACCGGCGTGACGCTGCCGGAACGCGGCGAGATTCTCGAAATCGGCAAGGGTCGGATCATTTCCGAGGGCTCGAAGGTGGCGCTCTTGTCCTTCGGCACCCGGCTCGGGGAATGTCGCGAGGCGGCGACGGTTCTGAACGCCGCAGGGCTTTCGACCACGGTCGCCGATGCCCGTTTCGCCAAGCCGCTCGACCACGCCCTGATCCGCCAGCTCGCCGCCCATCACGAAGTGCTGGTGACGATCGAGGAAGGTGCCGTCGGCGGGTTCGGCGCCCATGTGGTCCAGTTCCTCGCCAATGAGGGCCTGCTCGACCACGGCCTCAGGGTGCGCCAGATGGTTCTTCCCGATATCTGGATGGAACAGGCCAGGCCCGAGGATATGTATGCGAAGGCCGGCCTCAACCGCGACGGGATCGTGGAAACCGTGTTCCGCGCGCTTGGCCGCCACGGCATTTCAACCGGCACGGTCGGCTAGTGTCTGTCAGGTTCAAATCGAACCAGACAGACACTAGATTTATTTGTTTTCGTTTGTCTTTTCGTTTCGGATGAACGAAAAACCGGCTTCCACTTTTTCGCCCGACGCCCTGACGGCTTGCGCCAGCCGCCAAAACCGTCCATGGAGCGGCCATGACCGCGCCCGTCACCCCCATGCGTCTCGACCAGTTGCTGGTCGCGCTCAACCGTTTCGAAACCCGCTCGCGGGCCCGCGATGCGATTGCGCGCGGGGCGGTGACGGTGAACGGGAAGAAGGCGGCAAAGCCCGGCATGACCGTCAGCCCCGACGCCCTGATCGAAATCGACGACCCAGCCGAACATTATGTTTCGCGCGCCGCGCTGAAACTGGCGGCAGCACTCGATCATTTTGCATTGTCGCCGGCGGGCGCGCATGTGCTCGATATCGGCGCCTCGACCGGCGGTTTCACGCAGGTGCTGCTGGAGCGCGGCGCAGGTCACGTCACCGCGATCGATGTGGGACATGGCCAGATGGCGGGCCGGATCTCCGATGATCCCCGGGTCACGAATATCGAGGGGCTGAATGCCCGATACCTGACCCGCGACGATATCGCCGAGGGGTCGGTGCAATGGGTGGTTTCCGATGTCTCGTTCATCTCGCTCAGGCTGGCGCTGCCGCCGGCGTTGGAACTTGCCGAACCGGGCGCGGTCTGTATCTTGCTGGTCAAGCCGCAATTCGAGGCCGGCAAGGACAATATCGGCAAGAAGGGGCTGCTGAAGGACGCAGCGCTCGGTCCACAGATTGCCGCCGAGCTTGAAAGATGGCTCACCGGGGACATTGGCTGGCAAAGCCTCGGCATTACGCCCTCGCCGATCGAGGGCGGCGACGGCAACCGCGAATTTCTGCTCGCCGGACGCAAACCCGGCAAAAAAGAGGAATAAAATCCCATGGCGGCCGAAACCGTGACCATCGAAAAGCTGGGCGCAAAGGGCGATGGCATCGTATCCACGCCCGACGGCCCGGTCTTCGTGCCGTTCGCATTGCCCGGAGAGCGCATCACCATCGCGCGGCACAAATC from Martelella sp. NC20 includes these protein-coding regions:
- a CDS encoding energy-coupling factor ABC transporter ATP-binding protein, translated to MKIEFSEAGVSFEGRTALHPLTLTLIERRIGIIGLNGSGKTTFARLINGLTRPTTGTVTVNGRDTATDAQAVMADAGFVFQSPQNQIILPILQDDIELGLKARGVAKARIGERALEALARLGIAHLARRRAHELSGGELQLAALAAVLATNPSLVILDEPTNQLDLQNRRRVADTIEALDEDVIVVSHDLSVLGDFERVLLFHEGRLAGDGAPQDVIAQYEAMNR
- a CDS encoding energy-coupling factor transporter transmembrane component T family protein, which encodes MQSLYIEADSILHRLKPGVKVGGLIVFSLAVFVTENLPVLAGFTALAAFVYFTLPMRLRTALARLVPMGLAILLVGGFSLIVNPWQQALASVLRLSALMLAAAAITAATSVPAFIDTITRAARPLEKTGLVRAADIGLAVGLVIRFVPDILSRYGAIRDAHRARGIRFRPRGAIVPLIILTLRDADSIADAIDARGIRGEDKRNVK
- a CDS encoding biotin transporter BioY, yielding MNSRDLVLVSLFAAVIVALGMLPAIPLAFIPVPITAQTLGVMLAGLILGRRRGTAAVLVVFVLVAIGLPVLAGGRGGLGSFAAPTAGFLVGWLPAAYVAGALAEYAAETANPLRQTFGFFIAAIAGGVVVEYFFGIAWLAYGIGMGISPAVAGTMSFVPGDLIKAVLAALAARAVMLGYPLLPKKLSSEG
- a CDS encoding acyl-CoA thioesterase, giving the protein MDELHPERTELRVPYRDIDMHGRMHTAAYIEHAEEALARFWQYRPEVANEPAYVVRKVGCTFYRGLRNGETADLVVRAAKIGGKSIGFNVAVQSGNQIAAEVELLWTAVHRVSGEPAPLPEATRDWLFSFLD
- a CDS encoding exodeoxyribonuclease VII small subunit, which gives rise to MTEAAKPTDVTGLSFERAVEELESIVARLERGDVALEESIAIYARGEALKKHCEKLLSAAEARVEKIRLDRDGKPAGTEPLDPQ
- a CDS encoding pirin family protein, whose product is MSFFPGKDPEFGDAASCNDVTQLIIPRTSDIGGFEVRRALPTIKRRLVGPFIFFDRMGPARFGGHGEALDVKPHPHIGLSTVTYLTSGEIGHRDTLGNHTVIRPGDVNLMTAGRGIVHSERTPDDLRLRPHALSGVQTWLALPEHDEEIDPSFGHTEKNALPTISDTGVSGRLVLGHFCGMKADVKTFTDTLLADIALRPGARLSFPAEHEERAIYILEGQLSVAGDVFDAEQLLVLAPNDPITIGGAGEHGCRLMFFGGEALEKPRHIWWNFVSSSKERIEQAKEDWRQGRFGLVPGDEQEFVPLPER
- the dxs gene encoding 1-deoxy-D-xylulose-5-phosphate synthase, translated to MTLPSKTSILDRISLPADLREIHDRDLPQLADEVRAEMISSVSRTGGHLGAGLGVVELTIAIHKVFNTPDDRLIFDVGHQCYPHKILTGRRERMTTLRQENGISGFTRRAESEYDPFGAGHSSTSISAGLGMAVASKLQDRPRNVISVIGDGAMSAGMAYEALNNAGALGARQIVILNDNDMSIARPTGAMSAYLARLASGKTYLEVRDFGKRLTSYLGKSIDRAISRAVGHARGYVTGGTMFEELGFYHIGPIDGHSFDHLLPVLRNARDNARGPVLIHVVTQKGKGYAPAEAAADKCHAVSRFDVVTGHQAKSKPNAPSYTSVFARALIEEARNDKDVVAITAAMPSGTGLDKFEEIYPSRIFDVGIAEQHAVTFAAGLASEGIKPFCALYSTFLQRGYDQVVHDVAIQGLPVRFPIDRAGFVGADGPTHAGSFDTTYLATLPGFVVMAAGDELELMHMVRTAAAYDEGPISFRYPRGEGTGVTLPERGEILEIGKGRIISEGSKVALLSFGTRLGECREAATVLNAAGLSTTVADARFAKPLDHALIRQLAAHHEVLVTIEEGAVGGFGAHVVQFLANEGLLDHGLRVRQMVLPDIWMEQARPEDMYAKAGLNRDGIVETVFRALGRHGISTGTVG
- a CDS encoding TlyA family RNA methyltransferase; translation: MTAPVTPMRLDQLLVALNRFETRSRARDAIARGAVTVNGKKAAKPGMTVSPDALIEIDDPAEHYVSRAALKLAAALDHFALSPAGAHVLDIGASTGGFTQVLLERGAGHVTAIDVGHGQMAGRISDDPRVTNIEGLNARYLTRDDIAEGSVQWVVSDVSFISLRLALPPALELAEPGAVCILLVKPQFEAGKDNIGKKGLLKDAALGPQIAAELERWLTGDIGWQSLGITPSPIEGGDGNREFLLAGRKPGKKEE